The Bactrocera dorsalis isolate Fly_Bdor chromosome 2, ASM2337382v1, whole genome shotgun sequence region gtaaacaaatttcaaaagcaacaacaaaaacctttTAATGAAAAGGcataaaacaaaacacaaaacaaacacTGCTATTTGACGCGCACATCTTGAAGTTGCAAAGGTGCACAgttgtgtttttgtaattgaaaGCAGCGAGGCATTTCAAATCTATATTTCCAGCACATTTTAATGGCAATTCTAAGGCAAGCACACATAAAAGACTGTGAGTCAAGCGGCAACACAGCACAAAAAGGTACGTACAACCAcggaagcaacaacaacaacactagcaCTTATTGAGAATCATTAATGTAAACAATGAGGCAGAGGCATAAAACTATTTCTGATTTTCAACTTCAACACGTTCTTCAAATTACATCATTTgcatacatgcatgtgtgtgtgtgtagatacGTATGTATACGCTTTTGTAAGCATTTCCACATAAACTTTTCGTCTTTTCATCATAAATTCACTCGTTTATGCTTATTAACAGAAATTGTGTTAAATTACCGTAAAAAGCTGGActtttgcacaacaacaacaacacaaacactgCTCAAAATCCGCCgcttaagtatgtatgttttattgcACTCAATTTTGCTggactattttaataaaacactcATAAATACAGCGCACCGCACCGCATCGCCCACTCAGCGCTCATTCACTCCGCAATGTAAACGCGACGTAATGAAGCGTATTGCTCGGGCAATGCCAGCAACATACGATTGCAACTGTATCTGACAGACGTCAATCAATCACTGTGCGGGCACGCAACTTAGCGCCTGGCTCACCGACGCATCCAACGCACTTGTACCGACCGCGACAGACAACTGCGACCGAACGCCGGTAAGCGAACTGCTGCTGCACCGGCGAATTTGCACTATAAAAAATCGCACTGCACTTTGGCGAAGCGAACCAAACACAAACGCAAACGTCAGTGGTCGTTCGCCAACGAACGCCGACCACaagcgtacacacacacacacacccagaGACGACGGTGTGTGGAGTCTATTCACCGTTTCGGCGCTTTGCAATCGGCAGAGCGGCACAGAGCAGAATACGACTATTTCACCGCTAACGAACCGTCGCACGCGAGACACAAACTGCAACTGAAATTGTGGAGTCAATTCAAGTTGTGTTGAACTGAAGCTCCCGCAGCCAGGCAGCGTCGCCAGCAGTGGAGCTGTGGTGTGAAGTGGCGCTCAAGTGGCGAGTCAACATTTCTCTCCACGCGTTACTGGCATGAGTTGGCGCGCTTTTGGAGAGTTTGGTGGCTTTGCTGCTGTGATGTTGTAGTTGGCAAGTTAACGGTTTTGTTTAGAAACATCTGGTAAATGCGAGGTTTGTTTTTAAAGTATTGTATGAAATTCTGTTTTGTATAATATGTAAAAGTAATCAAGATTATTGatctattgtatttatttgtagcaataaaaataGTGTATTCGTAGTGAAAATTTCCTGAGAATGCCAACAAATTCAAAAGTAGTTGACACAAGCGAAACTGATCTTTATTTATACGTGATCAAGAGCTCTCTACTCAGCAGCATTCCACAAAACACGTTCCGTTAGATATCGGATATTGTGAAATTAACGTTTCATTGTTTATAAAACTATTAACTAAGGCAGGATATGTTATTAGTATTCGAAGTAGATAGGATTCTACTTATTTATGAGAAGCTGACCTATCTGCCGCTCCTTTGAAGTATTGGATAAGCGGCTATTTTATAGGCTGGAAGAAGAAGCTCTTAGAAGCTGTAAATGTACAAGACAATAGAACGTTTGAcaataaaggaaaataaaaaacaattcttCATTTAATACTTGAATCAATGACAAAGTGTCGTCTAAAGTCCACTTTGTGTAGCTTACTCTCATGTTATTCACGTGAGAAACAAGTGTTTGACTTCAATGAAGCCTTAAAGCTCAAAGTACTGCATTTGATTttagtattaaaattaaatcccCACGAATATTGcgaataaatttcttttaatttatctaATAAAAAGTGTGTAATGATTGAGCTAGTTTAAGTctcttttcgattttttttcaccaGAAAGAATAaccgaattttaattttagttgagCGATGATGTCTCATGGGTCAAGAGTTATTTATAATCTGTAATAGAAGTTCTTCTTTTTGATTATTCTTataatcaaataataaataataatactacTTCATTTGTCGCAGTTTTGGATGACATTCAAAGGCTTGGAGAGATTTCATTGTCAATAAACAACACAAACTGTTTCTAAACATTTAGACTGTGTTGCAATACGTGCATACACAATGTTTTAAATATGTTGCTAGCTTCATGTTGCAAAtgtcatatacgagtatgtacatatcccTCGTATTACGTTCGgatgtaatattttgtaatagtGGATGTAATCATAATTTGTTGTATTCCATTGTTTTTGTGACTATTTGGTGATGCGATATCGCATCATATAAAGCATGAAGAGCGATGTGATTTATTTGATGTGATGCGATACAAAATCATCTTATAAGTGCATTTTTATACAGTGAgcagtccctcagtttttaagatatcattttgaaattttgcaaacatcattttctcttcaagaagttgATCGTTTGTGGGaactgctgatatcggaccattataacctatagctgccgtacaaactgaacgagcggaatcaagttcttgtatagaaaactttcacatttatcgatataccttcacgaaatttggtatgagttattgtttatagaaataatgcaatatagaaagaaattgttcagatcggctcactataacatatagctgtcatacaaaacgAACGATCGGTATCAAGggcttgtgtggaaaactttcacatttgacgtggtaccttcacgaaatttgacatggattactgcttaaggtaatgaTATAATCTCCGACAAACGTATTGAAGCGAATTCAAGTTACCATATCGTAcactgttttaatattttcatcagttgaagaggccaaagatcgtccagaacgagacaaaccttcaacgatctctcgaccgtctttgattattgtttgttttacaaacaaccgttagctgaacaaaactataataatctACAACAACGTGTTGTGAAAATATAGAAAGTCTGAGCCAGTAACTACTATTTGTACAGGTTATATTGACCCTTATctcgcaaaaaataaaaaaaaggaattcaAATATTGGACAAAAACGATATTCAACTTTAATTTGAGTAATTGgtaaattaatttctaattagATGCAATTTTATGACCATTTTCACTACTAAGTTTCCACTAGGCCTCCGCGATCCAATTCTTACTTTTCCGTATCAGTTCCAACTTTGGTCTCCTCTATTAAAGTGTAAAGCGAGAAGGCGAATTTTCCAATCTACAAAGAACAAACCATCGAATTagttaacaaaaaattcaattgaaatgCTAGAAATGTCATGAAACCCACCGCGACGCTTGTCTCCAGCTTAACATTGAAAAGCTTCAAGCATGAAAAGCGTATGGGATTTTGAGCACGTTGCAGAAAAAACAGCATTGCCCGACGAAAGCGACGATCCTGATCCACCCAGTTGCAGTGGAAAATGGCGTCGGGCAAGCGCTCACAATCGGCAATGAGTTGAGAGGCGGACGAGCAGCAGGgcaaaatttgcaaaagttgGCATGAGAAAAAGGCGAGAGAGATAATATTTTCCGGATATTCCACATTACCCAACCAATTTAGCAGGGTGGTGGCCGTGGTGGCGAATTGAGTGAAAAGAGTGACAGAAATGACGGGTGCGACAATCTTTGCAATGCTGTAAAACAAACGGGTTtagaaaaagtattatttttgttgtacataTTATTGAAAAGAAACTTGGTTACCTCACAATTTGAACGTGCGTGCGAATGCATCCCAGCAGCTCCTCATAATGCTCGTCCGCAGTCAGCGCGCCCGTGCGCCCCAAGCGATTCACACGCGCGATCAATAATTGTACATGTGTGCGTATGATATTAATGAATATCGGCGGATAGGTGTCACTACCGAGCTGATGGCACAACAAAAAGAACATGACAAACGCATCCCACAACACAATCGTCCAGTACTCCCAAGCGGCGCGTTGTCCATCTAAGAAAGGCACCCAGGCAGCCAGCGGAGCGCGATTCTGTGCCACACCCAGTGCTATGGTCGTCAATTCGAAACTGTAGTAGGGGAAACAGAATATCAACACAATTTTCTTGCAACGTCGTACGCATTCGCGTATTTTCGCCAAATCTTCGCGCCGCGTATAATTCACATCCAGTTCATCGAGTATCTCAAACGCATGTCGCAGACGCTTCATGTACCAAGTGATGACGAGTATCTTTATAGGGATGCCCGACACTTGCACGGCATTTTGTATGGCGGCCAGTAATTGGCTGTTGGTTAGCACGTGtctcaactttatgtagccaaTGTGAAATGAAAGCGGACAAAAGAGGCAGCAAATGAAGTTCACCGTAAACGAATAGAAGTGATAGAGACGATAATAACGCTGTGAACGGTTTTCCAACGGATTTGTGCCCATGAAAGTGAAAACATTGAAAAGATATGTGAGCGCGTCACGCGACTTGTAAACGGTAGCACTACGAACACGTAATATCTTCGACATAATGACAACGAAATAGCAAATACGGTGCTGTAGTTGCAGCGAAACGGCTGAGCCTCTGACCTCGAACTAAACTAAGTCCACGCTATAGCGTTGCCTTTATATGGTGAGATATACGCAGAAAGTaaacaaagtttttaattaaaaatctgtGACATTGAAACTTTGTGGGCATGAGTATATGGCAATAATTTAACCCATTCGGCGCTAACGATGTTTTAATGCAACAGTTTAGGCTAATTTATTGGGTCTATAATTAAGAGCATATGTGCGCGATTTTCTTTCAAAGTAGCTATCTtaagttttaacatttttctggCAATTTGTGTATTCCACTCCAAAAGAATTGCATCGGCTTGGCGGACAAGAACGAATCAAACCAGTTTTCGATATCCTATTCCATTAATATCATAAGGCTTTTCAGAATTTGGAAATCTGGGCTATACGAAATATATCCAAAATAGTTCTTAACCGATCTTGGATCCCTTTTTCATCACTTGTCACAATCcgatatttgtaataatattattaacataTTACTTCTTTGAAAATATGGCATACTTTAAAGTAGTATTGCGGAATTATTATCTTCACGCATGTTATGAGGTGAGTATTTTAGGAAGGGAGACTAATGTGTTAATGAAGAGAGCTCAGTAAGTGTCAAAGttgtattattaaaattctCAAAGAAACTTATGAGACTATGGCAATCATCGGAcggaaaaaacttttttaatttaaaagtacaTGCATGTTCTAACAAAGTAagttaagcaaaatatttagcATTGCCTTAAGAAATATTAGCGTTTGTAAAGAAATCAATACTATACATACACGTATGCATAATCTTTATGTGTTACTAACGTGTCCATCAGGATTAAGGATTTATTCAAGAGGGCTTTGTAGGAGCTCACGACAAAATGAGAAGACGTGGCACCGCCCAAATTTAGGTGTAAGCCCGTGTCGTCATTCCTATGTTCCAGTGCGAAAATGGTCGAAATCGGactataaccacgcctacttcttatataagacaattttaaattctaactGCTTTTTTCAAATTCGAGTATGCAAATCAAGCACCAAGAAACGAATcgggataaatattttttccgaatAATTCGCTCAAAATCGGACTGAAACTAATaccagataccgaatatgtggatccCAATTTCTTCAGCGAACATTTAATCGAAACTATCAAACTGTGAGATTTGTTATTGATGTTCTGAGCAGAACCTGAACAGAATGCCTTTATGTCAAAATGGTTTGAAGCTGATAAAGGTCTATTTGAGCCGCCATATACcttttataaagattttcaaattctGGTTtattttataccgcatatatcggccaatttTTAGCTATCTCTTAGCGCAACCGTGGAGCACGTTTTCTAATAATTATGCCTGTTTGTGCCTACGagatatgacaattaagtaatgagactgattccataaaaacggtatattttgaaaattgttctacaactctgccatcctctTCAAACTAAttcccttgggcagctatacagtgaTTCCAGCCCGTGTTCCATGcatcgtaacatttctggaaggcttcgactgggatgtcggcgactaccctcgtcacggccgcctggatgtccgtaatcgactaaaaattggttcctttgaccaccgattttgttttaggaaacaaaaaaagtcacaaggCGACacgtcgggcgaataaggcggttgttgcaacacggcgagaGGCCaaaaggatccagttacgagcgatgtctgagCGCACCTTTTTGACTCGTTTTCGCGATCTTTCGAGTTGGCAATAGTacacttgattcacagttttccccgctggaacgaattctttatggacgattccacggctatcaaaaaaggcaataatcatcgttttcaccttcgacttgctcatgcgagcttttttcgggcgggaggcgtgcggagacaaccattgtgagctttggcgtttggtttccgggtcatATTGCACTATcatcatacactcttacaattttagcgtacgtttccgaagctgttttgcGCAAtgtggcgcaaaattttatcgcgacgcgttgctcttgatttcgtttttccattttcgtgatgAGCATGAGCACtgcaaacacacgtctactcaacttgacgcagcaggtgAACTAAagaagctagagcgatggtataTATAACAATGAAGAGgagagggatgccggaaaaagaaaaaggtttaccacaagcgtggcaataaaatcaatctcattacttaattgtcaaacctcgtctATTGAATAAAATCGGGTAGAAACTTGCCCTAGCCCTCAtacttataactaatattgcgtttttcgaacatccagctaactttactccatatatgtatagtatattggtGATGGGAAGTGTACCTTAATAAAACTCATGGGAAACTCAATATGTGATGGCCTTGTCAAAATTTGATAAAACCGGATCAAACCAACTCTTAGACCCCAAATACCTAATATAGAATTTTCAGACTTCTGATTGGACTTATTCTATGTATATAGGAATTACTTTCATttactatatacttgtataatagtTTTGGGTTTTCTAACAAGCCTTATGACGAATATGGCGTTCAATGTGCGAACGTCtactcataaattttattgaaagcaTGTCCTCAAGTATAACTGATGAATGAGATTTTAGCGGATTCTACCAGATTCTAGATTTATTTACTTCTAACTTGAATACCATTTGGCTTAAATAACTTAGCCTTTTCCTTGTAGTACACTACCGTGTGATCAAACGAGGCGTCTGAGTAGATACCAGCTTGCCATTGCAATTCTTCATACACTTGCTATAAGCTCAAGGGTGGCCTTAAGTGTCTTAAGTCAATTTTTTTGTTCtcgatttcgaaaaatttgttgagCCTTTTTCGCCACATACTTGGATGACTGTcatgtcatattcataaacctacTTTTCGCCACCAGTAACGATGcgttacatgtacatatatgggacTATGTTGTCAAATATCCTCTTTGCCTTCTATGATTGAGGCCGTTTTTGCAAGAAATTCAGTTCTTTCGGTACAAGTCTAGCATTGACACAATTCACactcaaaacattaaccaaaataaaCCTTTAAAccttgcgagagtataaaaattgaatattaaagtTCTGATTGAGTGCATCGAGGTAAATCTTTTCAatttgcaaaaactaaaatcagcTAAAACACAATCTAATAACTGTTATCCGCAACTACCacagaagaaaaataattgtcattttctaatattaataattttctgcgAATACTTGTGCATACGCAGCTCAAAGAATCTACCACACCGTAGGCAATTTCACAGCGCAGCAAATTTCCAAGAAGTTCAATTGCGATAATTTCCAAGTCCATAAGCGCTTTGAAAGTAAAGTCGGGAGGACGGAACAATGCCGAGTGAATGGTGCAGGTGAAATAGTTGAGCGCGTGCCATTAAAACTGCATTAAAATCAAACACTCCAATCTGTGACAGACAACAATCGGCCGCGCAAAGCCACAGCCGGAGCCAGAGCCACAGCCAGTGCGAAGGAGAAGACGCCGACCAAGATGAAGACCAAGGTGACGGAGCAGACGAAGCTACAGATGTAGAACAAGACGAAGGTGCGGGCGCATGCAAATGCCCAATGCTGTGCAATCATGACGCGCAAGCGCCACAGCAACACTGACATGTCCAGAGCCAGCCGTGCAAGGCAATGAGTATGTTGTTGCGGAGTGTAGATTCCAGTGAAATTGCGAAATTCTCACCGCAGCTAATCTTTGcattgcatttaaattttattgtttaagcAAATTGTACGGCGATCAACGCTGCGGCGGcgctggtggtggtggtgcgCTGCtgcgtttgtgtgtttgtatatatgtgtgtgtttgcgtctTCGAGCTGATACAAAGAATGCTGAATGCGCATTGCCTACAATGCTCATAGTGCACgtgctgctgatgttgttgcgGTTGCTATTACTGtggtttctgttgttgttgttgttactggcTGTGTGATTTTCATTTCCACGTCCCAGCCGCATTCGCATTTTATTGTTAATGCCATTGCAGCAAACGAAAAGCAATTCTTTCACCTTCACCGCCAACTCAGCGgtgattgttgctgctgtttttttttgttgttattgttgttgcggcTGCAGCTCTTTCTTTCGTTTTGTGGCTGTGTTGCACATTTCATTGCCGCAAGCAACGGCAATATGACAGCAGCATCTTGGTCAAGTTCTTGCCGCAGCAACAAGGCCAAGGAGAACTAacgacacgcacacacacacacacacatacacaaatgtacAACTACACAAACAAGTCCAACAAACGGCACATTAACACGATGCGAGTCAAGCCAGCGCTGAAGCTGGTGCATGCGTCGGGGGGAGCAAGGTCGTGGCAAAGGAAAGCCTGGCTATTGcccgtgttgttgttgttgttgttgttgctgtcaaaATCTACAGCCGCACTATCGAGCAAGCAAAATATGAGCGAACATGCCAAAGCAGagcaaaaattaatagaaaaaccTGTCTGCAGCGGCAAAAGTTGGAACTTCGTTTTGCTGCTCTGTTTCACCTGTCTAATTgattatttgttgctgttgtcgctTTGGACTTGCACCGGCTTCATCGGTTCGCCGTATCTTGCTAATTTAGTTTTAGCATGATTTTctgtgttttcatttttatttcgtatttttgttttcatttgttattgttgttgttcgccTGCCATTGAATTGCAGAGGTTTTTGTTTTCTAGAAATATCCTGCAAATCGCTCGGAATTTTGTTATGAATATCTGTGAAATGCAAAGAATGAATGCCAGAGGAAAACGTCaggcaaaaactaaaaattatataagtctacacatataacgggtgatttttttgaggttaggattttcatgcattagtatttgacagatcacgtgggatttcagacatggtgtcaaagagaaagatgctcagtatgctttgacatttcatcatgaatagacttactaacgagcaactcttgcaaatcattgaattttattaccaaaatcagtgttcggttcgaaatgtgtttcgcgcagaaaatccgcttttttatcgacaaattttgttcagcgatgaggctcatttctggttgaatggctacgtaaataagcaaaattgccgcatttggggtgaagagcaaccagaagccgttcaagaactgcccatgcatcccgaaaaatgcactgtttggtgtggtttgtacgctggtggaatcattggaccgtattttttcaaagatgctgttggacgcaacgttacggtgaatggcgatcgctatcgttcgatgctaacaaactttttgttgccaaaaatggaagaactgaacttggttgacatgtggtttcaacaagatggcgctacatgccacacagctcgcgattctatggccattttgagggaaaacttcggacaacaattcatctcaagaaatggacccgtaagttggccaccaagatcatgcgatttaacgcctttagactattttttgtggggctacgtcaagtctaaagtctacagaaataagccagcaactattccagctttggaagacaacatttccgaagaaattcgggctattccggccgaaatgctcgaaaaagttgcccaa contains the following coding sequences:
- the LOC105231103 gene encoding odorant receptor 7a; translation: MSKILRVRSATVYKSRDALTYLFNVFTFMGTNPLENRSQRYYRLYHFYSFTVNFICCLFCPLSFHIGYIKLRHVLTNSQLLAAIQNAVQVSGIPIKILVITWYMKRLRHAFEILDELDVNYTRREDLAKIRECVRRCKKIVLIFCFPYYSFELTTIALGVAQNRAPLAAWVPFLDGQRAAWEYWTIVLWDAFVMFFLLCHQLGSDTYPPIFINIIRTHVQLLIARVNRLGRTGALTADEHYEELLGCIRTHVQIVSIAKIVAPVISVTLFTQFATTATTLLNWLGNVEYPENIISLAFFSCQLLQILPCCSSASQLIADCERLPDAIFHCNWVDQDRRFRRAMLFFLQRAQNPIRFSCLKLFNVKLETSVAIGKFAFSLYTLIEETKVGTDTEK